A region from the Zea mays cultivar B73 unplaced genomic scaffold, Zm-B73-REFERENCE-NAM-5.0 scaffold_23, whole genome shotgun sequence genome encodes:
- the LOC118474222 gene encoding uncharacterized protein, with protein sequence MEEIKSHVAPQKMRIVYSNSNSNSNSNSNLIGPLDKDGTNALVYAKRALRFVREVRERVLVTSKEMAMICQIDIVSVFSLPLLFSTILWLSLLYYGFRWVEHGRIKSIVYALLYWEASIFACHGIKSICSNVLFFVSLEKPTPTSRMDQSSLLSLLGAELKKMELSSTMIFLLTDRKMLLSSSKPIMIATRGMPGIPLNRESESVEDVHRVLRALPLFREMEGILRERNLNLPSVQEISAFRVNLFSGIRRESAIADYDAFWRSLLEEIHTPQGRSCFGQRIQDLHARMSAEGNWDYLIAQQGRGYFGNLPNLNSPLDQYQFGIHPILDLNIGEYYVSFTNLSLSMLLTLGLVLLLVLPMILRSLECRFLTIALCDAAEPWQLGSQDAATPMMQGIIDLHHDIFFFLILILVFVSRMLVRALWHFNEQTNPIPQRIVHGTTIEIIRTIFPSVIPLFIAIPSFALLYSMDGVLVDPAITIKAIGHQWYRTYEYSDYNSSDEQSLTFDSYTIPEDDPELGQSRLLEVDNRVVVPAKTHLRMIVTPADVPHSWAVPSSGVKCDAVPGRSNLTSISVQREGVYYGQCSEICGTNHAFTPIVVEAVTLKDYADWVSNQLILQTN encoded by the exons ATGGAGGAAATCAAGTCTCATGTTGCTCCTCAGAAAATGCGTATAGTATATAGTAATAGTAATAGTAATAGTAATAGTAATAGTAATCTCATTGGCCCACTAGATAAGGATGGGACAAACGCTCTAGTGTATGCGAAACGAGCATTGCGTTTTGTCCGAGAAGTTCGTGAAAGAGTGCTCGTTACATCAAAAGAGATGGCGATGATCTGTCAAATCGACATTGTGTCGGTGTTCAGTCTCCCGCTCCTGTTCTCAACTATACTATGGCTTTCGTTACTATACTATGGCTTTCGTTGGGTAGAGCACGGGAGAATAAAGTCTATAGTGTATGCGTTACTGTACTGGGAAGCTAGCATTTTTGCTTGTCATGGAATCAAGTCTATTTGTTCGAATGTTCTTTTTTTCGTTTCGTTGGAAAAACCAACGCCGACGTCAAGAATGGATCAGTCTAGTCTCCTTTCTCTTTTGGGAGCAGAGCTGAAAAAGATGGAATTGTCAAGTACGATGATATTTTTATTAACGGATAGAAAAATGCTATTATCAAGTAGTAAACCCATTATGATTGCAACTCGTGGGATGCCTGGAATCCCACTAAATCGAGAATCGGAATCGGTGGAGGATGTGCATAGGGTACTCCGAGCCCTCCCCTTATTTAGAGAAATGGAAGGTATCTTGCGTGAGAGGAACCTGAATCTCCCGTCAGTACAGGAAATAAGCGCTTTCCGTGTGAATCTATTCTCTGGTATCCGGCGTGAGAGTGCGATTGCGGACTACGACGCTTTTTGGCGCTCCTTACTCGAGGAGATTCACACACCTCAGGGACGTAGTTGTTTTGGTCAGAGAATACAAGATCTGCACGCCCGAATGTCTGCCGAGGGCAACTGGGACTACTTGATTGCCCAACAAGGCAGAGGGTATTTTGGTAACCTACCTAATCTCAACAGCCCGTTGGATCAATATCAATTTGGAATTCACCCAATTCTGGATCTGAATATTGGTGAGTACTATGTCTCATTCACAAATCTATCCTTGTCTATGCTACTCACTCTCGGTTTGGTCCTACTTCTGGTGCTGCCAATGATTCTTCGTTCATTAGAATGTCGATTCCTCACAATCGCTCTTTGTGATGCTGCGGAACCATGGCAATTAGGATCTCAAGACGCAGCAACACCTATGATGCAAGGAATCATTGACTTACATCACGATATCTTTTTCTTCCTCATTCTGATTTTGGTTTTCGTATCACGGATGTTGGTTCGCGCTTTATGGCATTTCAACGAGCAAACTAATCCAATCCCGCAAAGGATTGTTCATGGAACTACTATCGAAATTATTCGGACCATTTTTCCTAGTGTCATTCCATTGTTCATTGCTATACCATCGTTTGCTCTGTTATACTCAATGGACGGGGTATTAGTAGATCCAGCCATTACTATCAAAGCTATTGGACATCAATGGTATCGGA CTTATGAGTATTCGGACTATAACAGTTCCGATGAACAGTCACTCACTTTTGACAGTTATACGATTCCAGAAGATGATCCAGAATTGGGTCAATCACGTTTATTAGAAGTTGACAATAGAGTGGTTGTACCAGCCAAAACTCATCTACGTATGATTGTAACACCCGCTGATGTACCTCATAGTTGGGCTGTACCTTCCTCAGGTGTCAAATGTGATGCTGTACCTGGTCGTTCAAATCTTACCTCCATCTCGGTACAACGAGAAGGAGTTTACTATGGTCAGTGCAGTGAGATTTGTGGAACTAATCATGCCTTTACGCCTATCGTCGTAGAAGCAGTGACTTTGAAAGATTATGCGGATTGGGTATCCAATCAATTAATCCTCCAAACCAACTAA